One Ornithorhynchus anatinus isolate Pmale09 chromosome 2, mOrnAna1.pri.v4, whole genome shotgun sequence DNA segment encodes these proteins:
- the LOC100079073 gene encoding interferon-induced very large GTPase 1-like yields MASPGRRPQEPVRPEKEELQETVDTLSGHQTSTEDALLHITDLKENHMNLSEDPLTKRENLPDKKLLSLASGGLALQGIYLTNNPNDLLDQREALIRVPEDFTLLGAEEQSRFEKKEFSCPQAEATFTQSMEKLGISLSCSEEGRGWSCELEIRSDFSKSSESRSSSRSCSEHTYSCTTQFSYVPLASAHLAQEQIRLSQEALEELKSIEDLVGLAEGPARLHALRSKCERFFCRFGSHINQGPLHLGGIFWWKAVVEGFREEQREDVRRQTCNALESYIRSGYSDLGMKVTAEVGGSLSEISFKSKETKSLQMDIQLSVTMTGGPSDVNSLTRWKAGMVASNKTWCVIDRGHRLLSVWDLILSNHRQDFQDVLQVSHQLVEAYTALTGRSDGIPCAKGLWSKEEEFSSFLADVKSWEVTDPEKQLKKLVDFMQKLKEQSKNDHSWSHICLSDRAVQDFLVNTATVCKDLPPQDTKLTRSHLRLLLDPHVHSVPNFPQAAWLLQWVCNREETQRPRTDGSEFAEFIQILKEIQKGVLRVDPDSVSPASMEEAQKQATAVVGSALSSLLQILRATDQSDTELLLLSIAAAAGYVAESQTFGGLLGREETNFLLQEMPKAHETHLALRRQCGHKAQAFLVLTGLTITSGPTALSHQQKEKRLSVMREHLGQSLSTEVADVLSRAGVDWESLERNLKSFIMGDGEVAVNSLTNDLGRREKESVFQDKKQMNGPTTGTRDEQAGSVSEQGERDNRDFLSLIQQLGLDRYYPRKMGRADFHLIYKASVHDSQPHTDQELPFYFLQKLLMLDYRLRYLVCRDDGKTTLMATESLSPTRNRSNSSDPFEDLLNMSEVALDSPGITKIHVHPMDVQMAIFHCADDFTRQYISNKLSICQFALPFVVPNSCTSQIEFPLWSLRQVKKSWRRVEKLGEEKKMKYNSKLICETATPIVSFLRVGNSFSSSKSQLLNSLLSKQKHDIFFHRHCRGSSKDVLLMGGVVEVCWYCPGGKDDDSFDNCITFTNLHGDAIQHEAQLRFLQEISSVTVVLLSAFEESERNRQIVRELWRLPKPLICLFDDREKMKGGKRGLKVKIGIKSRNEAELMEELRATITHLLEVQGTALSPVGCAEIARRHGFLVDEDRKECKEAETLVQTLVSLLTENKLSAVKEKFLPLQGELWHRWCKKDRELSHLRGKGNKNIEQHRSEIEAEKQEIRNTQLHKAFPLNDLMRSVVDILQAQSKTNSKLYFLQWLSIFMDNLTAGHLEILQQKYDGLWSQMPIKKEKGSDSDPGQHLQGKLEVISKEIDDSTIGIDHFLREIGQIYEAVDKHSPEKDTLMHSLPQIAADLMVAGYPLELMDGDASYVPLKWVAAVFDRLTETLGDKRLFVLSVLGLQSSGKSTLLNAMFGLQFAVSAGRCTRGAYMQLLEVQEKVREDLGFDFVLVVDTEGLRAPELANKSLNHDNELATFVIGLGNLTVINIFGENPSEMQDILQIAVQAFLRMKKVRLSPSCVFVHQNVGEVTANDQNREGRRRLQQRLDEMAAAAAEQEQISDITRFSDVIRFDVNTHVHFFSHLWEGNPPMAPPNPSYSHNVQDLKSWILTVAKEESQGRILRLTGLKNRVQDLWRALVNENFIFSFRNTREIVAMSKLETVYNGWTWKLRSHTLALQNELNNQIQNGKIKNLTACHLEGPVSEKYMAIQQELEKYFDEDEDSEILIQWKASFATKLQILKGMLVSETRRRTEELITFKISQSELDKKKSEYENELLDRSRELALSLQGKEFCEKELRVKFDDVWSKWVTKLSSTLPLGNDPDISLDLENILLNHFQQEHNIADIIGDISRREIFSIDYSKYVKMNKKYHIFNLKLYKFTLEEGDEMNIRKTTEQITDIVNEIIGSKEKLRAGYHSSFFHEILRAIDTEVDSASRAERYTFTNQYKLDLSMHLCQTAVERFRKMHKAFKRANDPVTYLESKREDFFMSFKISCQGAISITDFADFLWDKVSSALLRAVWGKTAIDLAGDMRSNFLAFKGNRSNLEKHILISLVKEESFENYWQYIHSPRAFFKNYIKKRVEAYCSARDGKKLKAFVTRSVQSFKADILAAINQSTDATKTRNGSVSMWLDEFCQRLGGRLTLPRGDLKSIEHQEIKDIEFLREAVIRAVNGPPPPALQMGEPDWAGRAMEEVVPKVQKMLSDQLCGCWKQCPFCKAICTNTVTDHDGDHSVPFHRSKAVNGFNWHQTDNFSIDFCTSSVASDCNLVFKDGRSIPYKSYRQAGGEYATWSITPDTSAQPYWKWFLCRFRAQLEEKYNKRFKGQGEIPHAWTRITKEEVIADLNSL; encoded by the coding sequence ATGGCATCCCCAGGGAGACGACCCCAAGAGCCAGTGAGGCCCGAGAAAGAGGAGCTACAGGAGACAGTGGACACCTTATCAGGGCATCAGACGTCAACTGAGGATGCTTTATTGCACATCACAGACCTCAAGGAGAACCACATGAATCTCTCTGAAGATCCTCTGACCAAAAGAGAGAACCTTCCAGATAAGAAGCTTCTGAGCTTGGCATCGGGGGGTTTGGCCCTGCAAGGGATCTATCTGACCAACAACCCTAATGATCTGTTGGACCAGCGAGAGGCACTGATCAGGGTTCCTGAGGACTTCACTCTCCTTGGCGCAGAGGAGCAGTCGAGGTTTGAGAAGAAGGAATTTTCCTGTCCTCAAGCAGAAGCCACATTCACACAGTCAATGGAAAAACTGGGCATCAGTCTTAGCTGctcagaggagggcagggggtggagctgTGAGCTGGAAATCAGGTCTGATTTCAGCAAATCTTCAGaatccagaagcagcagcaggtccTGTTCTGAACACACTTACAGCTGCACAACCCAGTTCAGCTATGTCCCATTGGCCTCTGCTCATCTTGCGCAGGAACAGATAAGACTTTCCCAAGAGGCTCTTGAGGAGCTCAAATCCATCGAGGATCTTGTGGGCCTCGCTGAGGGTCCAGCCAGGCTCCATGCCCTGAGGAGCAAGTGTGAACGCTTCTTCTGCAGGTTCGGCTCCCACATCAACCAGGGCCCCCTGCACCTTGGGGGGATATTCTGGTGGAAAGCCGTGGTGGAGGGCTtcagggaggagcagcgggaggacgtgaggCGACAGACGTGTAATGCACTGGAGTCTTACATCAGGAGCGGCTACAGTGACTTGGGTATGAAGGTGACAGCAGAGGTGGGGGGGTCCCTTTCAGAAATATCGTTCAAAAGTAAGGAGACCAAGAGCCTCCAAATGGACATCCAGTTGTCTGTAACCATGACAGGTGGCCCCTCGGATGTGAACTCTCTTACCCgttggaaggcagggatggtaGCCAGTAACAAGACCTGGTGTGTGATTGACCGAGGCCACAGACTGCtgtccgtgtgggacctgatcctGTCCAATCACAGACAAGATTTTCAGGATGTTCTTCAAGTGAGTCACCAGCTTGTGGAGGCCTATACAGCACTGACTGGCAGAAGTGATGGGATTCCATGTGCAAAAGGTTTATGGAGTAAGGAGGAAGAGTTCAGTTCTTTCTTAGCAGATGTAAAATCATGGGAAGTCACTGACCCTGAGAAGCAGTTGAAGAAGTTGGTGGATTTCATGCAAAAGCTGAAGGAGCAATCGAAAAATGATCATTCCTGGAGTCACATCTGCCTCTCAGATCGGGCTGTGCAGGATTTCCTGGTGAACACAGCCACCGTTTGCAAGGACCTCCCTCCCCAGGACACCAAACTCACTCGGTCCCACCTGCGCCTCCTCCTGGACCCTCATGTCCACTCCGTGCCAAACTTCCCCCAGGCTGCCTGGCTCCTACAGTGGGTCTGCAACCGAGAGGAGACACAGCGGCCCCGGACCGATGGCTCTGAGTTTGCTGAATTCATCCAGATCCTAAAGGAAATCCAGAAAGGTGTCCTCAGGGTGGACCCTGACTCTGTGTCCCCTGCATCGATGGAGGAAGCTCAGAAACAGGCCACAGCTGTGGTGGGATCTGCACTCAGTTCCCTGCTGCAGATTCTCAGAGCCACAGACCAATCAGACACGGAGCTGCTGCTCCTGTCCATTGCAGCTGCAGCAGGCTACGTGGCAGAAAGCCAAACCTTTGGGGGCCTCCTAGGGAGGGAAGAGACAAACTTCTTGTTACAGGAAATGCCAAAAGCTCATGAGACTCACTTGGCCCTTAGAAGGCAGTGTGGGCACAAGGCACAGGCCTTCCTGGTGCTCACAGGTCTAACCATCACCTCAGGgcccacagccctgtcccaccagCAGAAAGAGAAACGTTTGAGTGTTATGAGAGAGCACCTGGGACAGTCCTTATCCACAGAAGTTGCCGATGTCCTTTCCCGAGCAGGTGTCGATTGGGAATCTCTGGAGAGAAACCTGAAGTCCTTCATCATGGGAGATGGTGAAGTTGCAGTCAATTCTCTGACAAATgacttggggagaagagaaaaggaaagtgtcTTTCAGGACAAGAAACAGATGAATGGCCCAACCACTGGAACCAGAGACGAGCAGGCAGGAAGTGTTAgcgagcagggagagagagacaatcgaGACTTTCTGAGCCTGATCCAGCAGCTGGGCCTGGACCGGTACTACCCACGAAAGATGGGCAGAGCTGATTTCCATCTGATTTATAAAGCCTCCGTGCATGACAGTCAGCCCCACACTGACCAGGAATTACCATTTTATTTCCTGCAAAAGCTGCTGATGCTGGACTATCGACTGAGGTATCTGGTTTGCAGGGATGATGGGAAGACAACATTAATGGCAACTGAGTCCCTGAGCCCTACAAGGAACAGAAGTAACTCCTCAGACCCTTTTGAAGACCTTCTTAACATGAGTGAAGTAGCTCTTGACTCCCCTGGTATCACTAAGATACATGTCCACCCAATGGATGTCCAGATGGCAATTTTCCACTGTGCAGACGATTTCACTAGACAATATATTTCAAACAAACTTTCGATCTGTCAATTTGCTCTTCCATTTGTGGTACCCAATAGCTGTACTTCCCAAATTGAATTTCCTCTCTGGTCTCTGCGACAAGTCAAGAAGAGCTGGCGAAGGGTGGAGAAattaggggaggagaagaagatgaaATATAATAGCAAACTGATTTGTGAAACAGCCACCCCAATTGTGTCCTTCCTAAGAGTTGGaaattccttctcctcatccaaGTCCCAGCTCCTAAACTCACTGCTGAGTAAACAGAAACACGACATATTTTTCCACCGTCACTGCAGGGGGAGCAGCAAAGATGTTCTCCTGATGGGAGGCGTGGTGGAGGTCTGCTGGTACTGTCCTGGGGGGAAGGACGATGACAGCTTTGATAATTGCATCACCTTCACCAATCTCCATGGAGACGCCATACAGCATGAGGCCCAGCTCAGATTTCTGCAGGAAATCTCTTCCGTCACCGTTGTCCTGTTGTCGGCTTTTGAGGAAAGCGAGAGGAACAGGCAAATTGTGCGTGAGCTCTGGCGATTGCCAAAACCTTTAATCTGCCTCTTTGATGACAGAGAGAAGATGAAGGGTGGTAAACGTGGCCTGAAagtgaaaattgggattaagagccGAAACGAAGCAGAATTAATGGAGGAACTGAGAGCCACAATCACACACCTCCTGGAGGTTCAGGGAACAGCCCTCAGTCCCGTTGGCTGTGCCGAGATTGCTCGCCGGCATGGGTTCCTCGTAGATGAGGACCGGAAGGaatgcaaggaggctgaaacgcTCGTCCAGACGCTGGTGTCTCTCCTGACAGAAAACAAGTTGTCAGCAGTGAAAGAAAAGTTTCTGCCTCTCCAAGGAGAATTATGGCACCGGTGGTGTAAAAAGGACAGGGAACTCAGCCATCTGCGAGGGAAAGGGAACAAAAACATTGAACAACACAGGAGTGAGATTGAGGCAGAAAAGCAGGAAATCCGGAATACTCAGCTACACAAAGCATTTCCTCTGAATGATCTGATGAGGTCTGTGGTTGACATTCTACAGGCCCAGTCAAAGACAAACTCCAAGCTGTATTTTCTGCAGTGGCTGAGCATTTTTATGGATAATCTGACTGCGGGTCATCTGGAAATCCTTCAACAGAAATATGATGGACTCTGGTCTCAGATGCCaataaaaaaggagaaagggtCAGACAGTGACCCGGGGCAGCATTTGCAAGGTAAATTAGAAGTGATCTCCAAGGAAATAGATGACTCTACAATTGGGATTGATCACTTCCTAAGAGAGATTGGACAGATTTATGAAGCTGTGGATAAACATTCACCTGAAAAGGACACCCTGATGCATTCCCTTCCCCAGATTGCTGCTGACCTGATGGTTGCTGGGTATCCCCTTGAGCTTATGGATGGggatgcttcctatgtgcccctGAAATGGGTGGCAGCTGTTTTTGACAGGTTAACTGAAACCCTGGGAGACAAAAGGCTGTTTGTGCTTTCTGTACTGGGTCTCCAGAGCAGTGGGAAGTCCACACTGCTGAATGCCATGTTCGGTCTGCAGTTCGCTGTCAGTGCTGGGAGATGCACCCGAGGAGCCTATATGCAACTCCTCGAGGTGCAGGAGAAGGTCAGGGAAGACTTGGGCTTCGACTTTGTGCTTGTGGTAGACACTGAGGGTCTCCGGGCCCCAGAGCTTGCCAATAAATCACTGAATCATGACAATGAGCTGGCAACCTTTGTCATCGGCCTCGGTAACCTGACCGTGATCAACATTTTTGGAGAGAATCCTTCGGAAATGCAGGACATTCTGCAGATCGCAGTCCAGGCCTTCCTGAGAATGAAGAAAGTGAGACTTTCTCCCAGCTGTGTGTTTGTGCATCAGAATGTGGGGGAGGTCACGGCTAATGATCAGAATAGGGAAGGACGCAGGAGGCTCCAGCAGAGACTGGATGAAatggcggcggccgcggcggagCAAGAACAGATTTCCGACATCACCCGGTTCAGTGACGTGATCCGGTTTGATGTGAACACCCACGTCCATTTTTTTTCTCACCTGTGGGAGGGGAATCCCCCCATGGCCCCTCCCAATCCCAGTTACAGCCACAATGTTCAGGATCTGAAGAGCTGGATTCTTACAGTGGCAAAAGAGGAATCTCAAGGCCGCATCTTGCGGCTGACAGGTTTGAAGAACCGGGTCCAGGATTTGTGGAGAGCCTTGGTAAATGAGAATTTCATTTTTAGCTTCAGGAATACTCGGGAGATTGTGGCCATGAGCAAGCTGGAGACAGTGTATAATGGCTGGACCTGGAAGTTGAGGAGTCACACATTGGCCTTACAAAATGAACTGAACAACCAGattcagaatggaaaaataaaaaatctcaCTGCGTGTCATCTTGAGGGTCCAGTGTCAGAGAAATACATGGCTATCCAACAGGAACTTGAAAAGTATTTCGATGAAGATGAAGATAGTGAAATACTGATTCAGTGGAAAGCGAGTTTTGCAACTAAATTGCAAATTCTTAAAGGTATGCTTGTCTCGGAAACAAGAAGAAGAACTGAGGAACTCATTACCTTCAAAATCAGTCAGAGTGAACTGGACAAGAAGAAATCAGAATATGAGAATGAGTTGCTGGACAGGAGCAGAGAGCTTGCTCTGTCACTACAAGGTAAAGAATTTTGTGAGAAGGAACTGAGAGTGAAGTTTGATGACGTCTGGTCAAAGTGGGTCACGAAACTGTCCTCCACTCTTCCTCTAGGCAATGATCCTGACATCAGCTTAGATTTGGAGAATATCCTCTTGAACCATTTCCAACAGGAACATAACATCGCAGACATAATTGGAGATATTTCCAGAAGGGAAATATTCTCCATCGATTACTCCAAATATGTGAAAATGAATAAGAAATATCATATTTTCAATCTCAAATTGTACAAATTCACACTAGAAGAGGGTGATGAAATGAATATCAGAAAAACTACTGAGCAAATCACGGACATTGTCAATGAAATCATTGGTTCCAAAGAGAAGCTGAGGGCAGGCTACCATTCCAGTTTCTTCCATGAAATTCTGAGAGCAATAGACACAGAGGTGGATTCTGCATCTCGTGCTGAAAGATATACTTTTACAAATCAGTATAAGTTAGATTTGTCCATGCATCTATGCCAAACAGCAGTAGAGAGATTCCGGAAGATGCACAAAGCATTCAAGAGAGCAAATGATCCTGTCACCTACCTAGAAAGTAAGAGGGAGGATTTTTTCATGAGTTTTAAGATTTCCTGCCAAGGAGCCATCTCCATCACAGATTTTGCTGATTTTCTGTGGGATAAAGTATCTTCTGCTCTCCTTAGAGCAGTCTGGGGCAAGACAGCCATCGATCTTGCTGGCGACATGAGATCTAACTTCTTGGCCTTCAAAGGCAACAGATCAAACCTGGAGAAACACATCCTGATCTCACTGGTGAAAGAAGAAAGCTTTGAGAATTATTGGCAGTACATCCACTCTCCCAGGGCATTTTTCAAGAACTACATTAAGAAACGGGTTGAGGCTTACTGTTCAGCCCGAGATGGGAAAAAGCTGAAGGCTTTTGTAACTCGCAGTGTTCAGAGTTTCAAGGCAGACATTCTCGCAGCTATTAACCAATCAACAGATGCTACCAAGACCAGGAATGGGTCTGTGTCCATGTGGCTGGATGAATTTTGTCAACGCCTTGGGGGTCGCTTAACCCTTCCAAGAGGAGACCTGAAAAGCATCGAACATCAGGAGATCAAGGACATCGAATTCCTCAGGGAGGCAGTGATCAGAGCTGTGAAtggccccccacctcccgccctgcAGATGGGGGAACCAGACTGGGCTGGCAGAGCTATGGAAGAAGTGGTCCCGAAGGTCCAGAAGATGCTTTCTGACCAGCTCTGCGGCTGCTGGAAGCAATGTCCCTTCTGCAAGGCCATCTGTACCAACACAGTCACTGATCACGACGGAGACCACAGCGTCCCCTTCCATCGCTCTAAGGCAGTCAATGGCTTCAACTGGCATCAGACAGATAACTTCTCCATTGATTTTTGTACTAGTTCAGTAGCAAGTGATTGTAACTTAGTGTTCAAGGATGGCCGAAGCATCCCGTACAAGTCGTATCGCCAGGCTGGAGGGGAATATGCCACGTGGAGCATCACCCCAGACACATCCGCCCAGCCCTACTGGAAATGGTTTCTGTGCCGCTTCCGTGCCCAGTTAGAAGAGAAGTACAATAAAAGATTCAAGGGCCAGGGTGAAATACCTCATGCGTGGACAAGGATAACCAAGGAAGAAGTGATTGCTGATCTGAATTCCCTATAG